One window from the genome of Pseudanabaena yagii GIHE-NHR1 encodes:
- a CDS encoding GMC oxidoreductase: MSPHPSTEVYDAIVVGSGANGGVAAKELSERGLKVLVLEAGRTPDASELGNQARDMAKRVYNLAIAKRQSYQSMHPGYWKANPDLFIDEKDNPYTTPPDQPFYWIRGRQVGGKSLTWGGITLRLSDYEFKAASRDGHEQDWPITYQDLAPYYSKLEKFFQVRGSQEGLAQLPDGDYQPTLPLTPAEEHLKQIVESKWSDRRLIPSRGFGLHRRTPEQPWPAYSSLGSSLKAAIATGNVTLRSDAMVSHVIFDPDTHRARGVGYIDRNTNQAYEAFGRTVVLCASTIESVRILLHSTEKYQTAGLTNPSGMLGRFLMDHVSTSTFFLLPKIKQTKTFDLSGCDSFFIPCFCNLESQQEKFLRGYGIWGGVQRFDLPHILRKVGDGSIGFLIAHGEVLPRYENRVQLSQDVVDAWGLPVPHIECAWSENEHLMLDHMHRQIDEIIKLAGGKNMQLTEMFHVPVFSEFVSRMEETMSYSAPPGYYIHEVGGARMGNSPDHSVVNAHNQIWEAPNLFVTDGACWTSSGWQSPTLTEMAITARASEFIAEEMRKGNL, encoded by the coding sequence ATGAGTCCCCACCCTTCTACAGAAGTTTACGATGCGATCGTAGTTGGCTCTGGAGCCAATGGCGGCGTGGCTGCCAAGGAATTAAGCGAACGTGGTTTAAAAGTCCTTGTCTTAGAAGCAGGTCGGACTCCCGATGCATCCGAACTAGGCAATCAGGCAAGGGATATGGCAAAGCGAGTTTATAACCTTGCGATCGCCAAGCGTCAGTCCTATCAGTCGATGCATCCCGGATATTGGAAGGCAAATCCTGATTTATTTATTGATGAAAAAGACAATCCCTATACTACTCCACCCGATCAGCCCTTTTATTGGATTCGGGGTCGTCAGGTGGGGGGCAAGAGCTTAACTTGGGGTGGAATCACTTTACGCTTATCCGATTATGAATTTAAGGCGGCAAGTCGTGATGGGCATGAGCAGGACTGGCCGATCACCTATCAGGATCTCGCGCCCTACTACAGCAAGTTAGAAAAATTCTTTCAGGTGCGGGGTAGCCAAGAGGGATTGGCACAACTGCCCGATGGCGACTATCAGCCGACTTTGCCGCTAACCCCTGCGGAGGAGCATCTCAAGCAAATTGTCGAAAGTAAATGGTCAGATCGTCGCTTGATCCCTTCACGGGGTTTTGGATTGCATCGTCGCACGCCAGAACAGCCTTGGCCCGCGTACTCCAGTTTGGGTTCTTCGCTGAAGGCGGCGATCGCTACGGGAAATGTGACTTTGCGATCGGATGCGATGGTGAGCCATGTAATTTTTGATCCTGATACCCATCGGGCGCGTGGGGTGGGCTATATCGATCGCAATACTAATCAAGCCTATGAAGCCTTTGGGCGGACGGTAGTTTTATGTGCTTCGACGATTGAATCGGTGCGGATTCTATTGCACTCCACCGAGAAATATCAAACTGCGGGATTAACTAATCCTTCGGGAATGCTCGGTAGATTTTTGATGGATCATGTGTCCACTTCGACTTTCTTTTTGTTACCTAAGATCAAGCAAACCAAAACCTTTGATCTTTCAGGCTGTGATAGCTTTTTTATCCCCTGCTTCTGCAATTTAGAATCGCAACAGGAGAAATTCTTGCGTGGCTATGGCATTTGGGGCGGCGTACAGCGCTTTGATTTACCCCATATTTTGCGAAAAGTCGGCGATGGCTCAATTGGTTTCCTGATTGCCCACGGTGAGGTTTTGCCGCGCTATGAAAATCGCGTGCAACTAAGTCAGGATGTCGTGGATGCGTGGGGTCTGCCTGTGCCGCACATTGAATGTGCATGGTCAGAGAATGAACATCTGATGCTCGATCATATGCACCGACAGATTGATGAAATCATCAAACTCGCAGGGGGCAAGAATATGCAATTGACGGAGATGTTCCATGTACCTGTGTTTTCAGAATTTGTTAGTCGCATGGAGGAAACCATGTCATATTCTGCGCCCCCCGGTTATTACATCCATGAAGTCGGTGGCGCGAGAATGGGCAACTCCCCCGATCATTCAGTTGTCAATGCCCATAACCAAATATGGGAAGCGCCAAATCTCTTTGTCACCG